The proteins below come from a single Pseudomonadota bacterium genomic window:
- a CDS encoding septum formation initiator family protein, which produces MFEDVIRKYGLFLLMSALLFSLIFTEGGVLGYINTKMDIRRVNAEIKKLDQENVILMRELDKLQKDDQYLEEVVRKKYGFLREGEKLYRIER; this is translated from the coding sequence ATGTTTGAAGATGTAATAAGGAAATATGGTTTATTTTTACTCATGTCAGCGCTGCTCTTCTCGCTGATTTTTACGGAGGGCGGTGTTCTGGGGTACATTAATACAAAAATGGACATCAGGCGTGTGAACGCTGAAATAAAAAAATTAGATCAGGAAAACGTCATCTTGATGCGTGAACTGGATAAGCTTCAGAAGGATGACCAGTATCTTGAGGAAGTTGTAAGAAAAAAATACGGTTTTCTCAGGGAAGGCGAAAAGCTCTACAGGATTGAAAGATGA
- a CDS encoding J domain-containing protein, producing the protein MKRETCVDDLIHNCYQILKLPPGASAGEVKEAYRRLKQESSADEEEWERLKEVNWAYENLVKYLSQHEKIMPQAEEAILRKKDAAPYESDEFSLKGLLFSVDEKVNPFYFGGRVFVFLIFFIWGVKFIFHSVESNYAGESFMHGVTLAFHEAGHLIFGILGDFMGVLGGTLLQIIIPLVCLGAFLKRADTFSASIALWWVGQNFMDAAPYINDARKQELMLLGGVTGQDVPGFHDWNNILGRLGLLKLDHFLANTSHYFGVLLMLASFAWGGYILYRQYKNLDK; encoded by the coding sequence ATGAAAAGAGAAACATGCGTGGATGATCTCATACATAACTGCTATCAAATCCTTAAGCTTCCTCCGGGGGCATCGGCGGGGGAAGTAAAAGAGGCGTACAGAAGATTAAAGCAAGAATCAAGTGCTGATGAAGAGGAATGGGAAAGGCTCAAAGAGGTTAACTGGGCGTATGAAAACCTTGTAAAATACCTTTCACAGCATGAAAAGATTATGCCCCAAGCAGAAGAGGCAATACTCCGCAAAAAGGATGCCGCTCCATACGAATCTGACGAATTTTCATTAAAAGGGCTTCTCTTTTCCGTTGACGAAAAGGTAAATCCCTTCTATTTTGGCGGGCGGGTATTTGTTTTTCTCATTTTCTTCATTTGGGGAGTGAAGTTTATTTTTCACTCCGTTGAGAGCAACTATGCAGGTGAGTCCTTTATGCACGGCGTAACCCTTGCATTTCATGAAGCTGGTCACCTGATCTTTGGAATATTAGGTGATTTCATGGGAGTCCTTGGAGGAACACTTCTCCAGATAATTATCCCCCTTGTCTGTCTTGGTGCATTCCTCAAGAGGGCCGACACATTCAGCGCATCCATAGCCTTGTGGTGGGTAGGCCAGAATTTTATGGATGCGGCGCCATACATCAACGATGCACGAAAACAGGAGCTTATGCTGCTCGGGGGTGTGACCGGTCAGGACGTGCCGGGATTCCATGACTGGAATAATATTCTGGGAAGGCTGGGCCTCCTGAAATTAGACCATTTCCTGGCCAATACATCCCATTATTTTGGCGTGCTTTTGATGCTCGCATCCTTTGCCTGGGGAGGGTATATTCTTTACCGCCAGTACAAAAACCTTGATAAATAA
- a CDS encoding AzlD domain-containing protein: MQNDAIFLPIVIMASITFFTRLLPFLFFRGKQPPDILGYLEKHIPPMILLLLVIYCIKDVSWGERPYGLPELISIAIVAAAHLWKSNALLSICVGTVVYMILAI; the protein is encoded by the coding sequence ATGCAAAATGATGCGATTTTTCTCCCGATTGTTATAATGGCCTCAATCACCTTTTTTACAAGGCTTCTGCCATTTCTGTTTTTCAGAGGAAAGCAGCCCCCTGATATTCTGGGCTACCTCGAAAAGCATATACCCCCAATGATTCTTCTTTTACTCGTGATATATTGTATAAAAGATGTGTCATGGGGAGAGCGCCCTTATGGACTGCCTGAACTTATTTCCATAGCAATTGTCGCGGCGGCTCATCTGTGGAAAAGCAATGCATTGTTGAGCATCTGCGTTGGCACTGTTGTCTACATGATATTGGCGATATAA
- a CDS encoding radical SAM protein produces the protein MKYEGMIYRPPSEAESLILQVTIGCSHNKCTFCGSFKDKKFRVRSLEEVREDIEEAKVYARYIKKVFIADGDALIIPQKRLIPIVQMIKDAFPKLERIGIYGNTKSILKKSVEELKELQKLGVGIIYLGVESGDQVTLDKVCKGTVLDKTAEAAKRVKDAGIILSVTVLLGLGGVERSSIHAAETGRFLSRIAPDYVGALSVIVVPGTVLAEEVKNGTFIVPDPYMLLEELAIMINNTNVTHTFFASNHASNYLPVKAWLPEDKEKTLRAIKHVLDQKDPSLLRPEFMRAL, from the coding sequence ATGAAATACGAAGGAATGATATACAGACCGCCAAGCGAGGCAGAAAGCCTTATCCTGCAGGTTACCATTGGATGCTCTCACAATAAGTGTACCTTTTGCGGCTCTTTTAAGGACAAGAAGTTCAGAGTGCGGAGTTTAGAAGAGGTAAGAGAAGACATAGAAGAAGCAAAGGTATATGCGCGTTATATAAAAAAGGTATTTATTGCCGATGGCGACGCACTGATCATACCTCAAAAAAGGCTTATCCCCATCGTGCAGATGATAAAGGATGCATTTCCGAAACTTGAGAGAATAGGCATTTACGGTAATACAAAATCCATTTTGAAAAAATCCGTAGAAGAGCTTAAGGAACTGCAAAAATTAGGAGTAGGTATCATCTATCTCGGGGTGGAATCGGGCGACCAGGTCACCCTCGACAAGGTTTGCAAAGGCACCGTACTGGATAAAACTGCAGAGGCTGCAAAAAGGGTAAAAGATGCAGGCATTATCCTTTCCGTAACGGTTTTGCTTGGCCTTGGCGGGGTAGAGAGAAGCAGTATCCACGCAGCAGAAACAGGGAGATTCCTAAGTAGAATAGCCCCCGACTATGTCGGTGCACTTAGTGTCATTGTTGTGCCCGGTACCGTCCTCGCAGAAGAAGTAAAAAATGGCACCTTTATAGTCCCTGACCCGTATATGCTTCTTGAAGAACTTGCTATCATGATCAATAACACTAATGTCACACACACGTTTTTTGCTTCAAACCATGCATCAAACTATCTTCCGGTAAAGGCATGGCTCCCTGAAGATAAAGAGAAAACATTACGTGCAATCAAGCATGTATTAGACCAAAAGGATCCATCCCTTCTCAGGCCCGAATTCATGAGGGCGCTCTAA
- a CDS encoding thioesterase family protein, which produces MDKTLKTKPVDVPIRVRYADTDKMGIVYYGTYPIYFEIGRSEYMREKGFSYRNFEEEGYHLVVVNLEAKYYNSATYDDLLIVRTSISDLKSRGLTFHYEVYKDGTLVVGGKTKHICINRERKSSSMPPHLLKTLRDAESA; this is translated from the coding sequence ATGGATAAGACACTCAAGACCAAACCGGTTGATGTACCCATAAGGGTTCGCTATGCTGATACTGATAAAATGGGTATCGTTTACTACGGCACCTACCCCATCTATTTCGAAATCGGAAGAAGCGAGTATATGAGGGAGAAGGGCTTCTCTTACAGGAATTTCGAAGAAGAGGGCTACCACCTTGTTGTAGTAAACCTGGAAGCAAAGTACTACAACTCTGCAACGTACGATGACCTTCTCATTGTAAGGACAAGCATCTCTGATTTAAAATCGAGAGGACTCACATTTCACTATGAGGTATACAAAGACGGGACTCTGGTTGTTGGAGGAAAAACAAAACATATCTGCATAAACCGCGAAAGAAAATCTTCATCGATGCCTCCGCATCTTTTAAAGACTTTGAGAGATGCCGAGTCCGCATAA
- a CDS encoding AzlC family ABC transporter permease yields the protein MKNVQLFKKAFLSTVPVLFGYVPIGIAFGFLLSQSGYNWYFAPLMSILIYSGATQFLAINFFINSAPFTEIAVTTLLLNLRHSFFGLSLIKKFADTSLVKPYLIFALTDETYALLTSMEEPEGVSKKRYYFCISVLNHSYWVIGTAIGALLSQVVTIKLKGLNFALTALFVVLTIEQYKKVKTFKPFIIAFAAGFFSLLLVPPRYMLLAAILAATSVLIVVWGKQHYAK from the coding sequence ATGAAAAACGTCCAGTTGTTCAAAAAAGCCTTTTTGAGCACCGTACCGGTTTTGTTCGGCTACGTGCCTATCGGTATTGCCTTCGGGTTCCTGCTGAGCCAATCCGGATATAACTGGTATTTTGCCCCTTTGATGAGTATTCTCATATATTCCGGCGCCACACAGTTTCTGGCCATCAATTTTTTTATCAATAGCGCACCCTTTACTGAAATTGCTGTTACGACACTTTTACTGAATTTACGCCACTCATTCTTTGGCCTGTCTCTAATCAAGAAATTTGCCGATACTTCGCTTGTAAAGCCATATTTAATATTTGCCCTTACAGATGAGACGTATGCTTTACTGACGAGCATGGAAGAACCTGAAGGTGTTTCTAAAAAGAGATATTATTTCTGCATTTCCGTCCTGAATCATTCATATTGGGTTATCGGAACGGCAATCGGCGCTTTGTTGAGCCAAGTCGTTACTATAAAGTTGAAAGGTCTTAATTTTGCTCTGACGGCGCTCTTTGTCGTGCTTACGATTGAACAATATAAAAAGGTGAAAACCTTTAAACCATTTATTATCGCCTTTGCGGCTGGTTTTTTCAGTTTGCTTCTTGTGCCGCCCAGATATATGCTGCTTGCCGCTATTCTTGCCGCCACCTCTGTTTTGATTGTTGTATGGGGAAAACAACATTATGCAAAATGA